Proteins encoded together in one Penicillium digitatum chromosome 1, complete sequence window:
- a CDS encoding Nuclear and cytoplasmic polyadenylated RNA-binding protein pub1 encodes MAENAQASTPSSLPPAPQPAVGQTQQYDAPQGNGQANQSHMPPPPRPPVIIPQNTNPIPTAMTSPMSGVAMMSPTSAGGYVRRAAPEPNKRALYVGGLDPRVTEDILKQIFETTGHVVSVKIIPDKNGQFTTKGHNYGFVEFDDPGAAERAMQTLNGRRIHQSEIRVNWAYQSNSTSKEDTSNHFHIFVGDLSNEVNDEVLTQAFSAFGSVSEARVMWDMKTGRSRGYGFVAFRDRTEADKALNSMDGEWLGSRAIRCNWANQKGQPSISQQQALVAMGMTPTTAFGHHHFPTHGIQSYDMVAQQTPQWQTTCYVGNLTPYTTQNDLVPLFQNFGYVLETRLQADRGFAFVKMDSHENAASAICQLNGYNVNGRPLKCSWGKDRPPTGQFDNFSPQQGSSVPFNNSPAGFFPQYGGPANPMNQGPAPAGRGWDQQPNNFNGPAMAGQGYAQAGNAGGYGRGQPMSPSGNWDQPNNFNGGYQV; translated from the exons ATGGCTGAAAACGCTCAAGCCTCGactccctcttctcttcccccCGCGCCTCAGCCCGCTGTCGGTCAAACCCAACAGTACGATGCTCCCCAGGGCAATGGCCAGGCCAACCAGTCCCACATGCCCCCGCCCCCGCGGCCTCCGGTGATAATTCCCCAGAATACCAATCCGATTCCCACCGCCATGACCTCTCCCATGTCCGGAGTCGCTATGATGTCTCCCACAAGCGCTGGTGGATATGTCCGCAGAGCCGCTCCTGAACCAAACAAGAGAGCCCTGTATGTGGGTGGGCTAGATCCGAGGGTTACTGAGGACATCCTCAAGCAGATCTTTGAGACCACCGGCCACGTGGTCAGTGTGAAGATCATCCCCGACAAGAAT GGGCAATTCACCACCAAGGGCCATAACTACGGTTTCGTTGAGTTCGATGACCCAGGTGCGGCCGAGAGGGCTATGCAAACCCTGAATGGTCGCCGAATCCACCAATCG GAAATCCGTGTCAACTGGGCATACCAGTCCAACAGCACCAGCAAGGAGGATACTTCTAACCACTTCCATATCTTCGTTGGCGATTTGAGCAATGAAGTCAATGACGAGGTGCTAACCCAAGCATTCTCTGCTTTTGGTTCAGTATCTGAAGCACGTGTGATGTGGGATATGAAGACTGGCCGCTCCCGTGGATACGGGTTCGTTGCTTTCCGCGATCGCACAGAAGCAGACAAGGCCCTAAACTCGATGGATGGTGAATGGCTCGGCTCTCGTGCTATCCGATGCAACTGGGCCAACCAGAAAGGCCAGCCTTCAATCTCCCAGCAGCAGGCCCTAGTTGCTATGGGTATGACGCCTACTACTGCTTTCGGACACCACCACTTCCCAACCCACGGCATTCAGAGCTACGACATGGTTGCCCAGCAGACTCCCCAGTGGCAGACCACTTGCTACGTAGGCAACCTCACCCCTTACACCACCCAGAATGACTTGGTCCCACTGTTCCAGAACTTTGGCTATGTCCTTGAAACTCGCCTCCAGGCCGACCGTGGCTTTGCATTTGTGAAGATGGATTCGCATGAAAATGCGGCCTCCGCGATCTGCCAACTGAACGGCTACAACGTCAACGGCCGTCCTCTGAAGTGCAGT TGGGGCAAGGATCGTCCTCCTACCGGCCAGTTTGACAACTTCTCTCCTCAACAGGGCAGCTCCGTCCCCTTCAACAACAGCCCTGCCGGTTTCTTCCCCCAATATGGTGGTCCCGCAAACCCCATGAATCAAG GTCCTGCCCCTGCTGGTCGAGGCTGGGATCAACAACCCAACAATTTCAATGGGCCTGCTATGGCTGGCCAGGGCTACGCTCAGGCAGGTAATGCCGGGGGCTACGGCCGTGGTCAGCCCATGTCCCCATCCGGCAATTGGGACCAGCCCAACAACTTCAACGGAGGCTACCAGGTGTAG
- a CDS encoding Titin, protein MASYSTSFSNPDSLTELSRIIERTLVDTGRLFRKSGSMPSRAHLQRSLPLYHDSFQNALDNLSEQIFIAKAFLEKDYEALKATSAAPQPIKDVAMSDVKQQVEPDTQTPPIGKVEVVTELESRPKTEEDPSASQSLPAEIKPDIQLDDDVVVKKEGDNTAPDQSFPGPNEDLTFDSVLNETGGTNDFGLSLDFNDDDMGNQAFLSGSNFTASGATGGADRLNTTQPLGTTSGVPAGGGAFDMELQKTEGDDGNFQQGNSGEDFMGPAESNFDDLFMDTDNFGENGGDFNQLEGDSLMNVNELDDNWFN, encoded by the exons ATGGCCAGCTATTCAACTAGTTTTTCAAATCCTGACTCACTCACAGAGCTCTCAAGGATAATAGAGCGGACG CTTGTTGATACTGGTCGTTTGTTTCGCAAATCTGGCTCCATGCCCTCGAGAGCTCACTTGCAGCGATCCTTACCTTTGTATCATGACAGTTTCCAAAATGCTCTGGATAATCTATCAGAGCAAATT TTCATTGCAAAAGCCTTCTTGGAAAAGGATTACGAGGCTCTCAAGGCCACTAGTGCCGCTCCCCAGCCCATCAAAGATGTTGCAATGAGCGATGTGAAGCAACAGGTTGAACCTGACACTCAAACTCCCCCGATTGGGAAAGTCGAAGTGGTCACAGAGCTTGAATCCAGGCCTaaaacagaagaagatccATCTGCGAGCCAATCACTTCCGGCAGAGATCAAGCCCGACATCCAATTGGACGATGATGTAGTTGTCAAAAAAGAAGGCGACAATACTGCCCCCGATCAATCGTTCCCCGGACCCAATGAAGATCTTACTTTTGATTCAGTCCTCAATGAGACTGGTGGCACAAACGACTTTGGTCTTAGTTTAGACTTCAACGATGATGACATGGGCAATCAAGCTTTCCTATCCGGGTCAAATTTCACAGCCTCTGGCGCTACTGGTGGCGCGGACAGATTGAACACGACTCAACCTTTGGGAACTACTTCGGGTGTCCCTGCTGGGGGTGGTGCGTTTGACATGGAATTGCAGAAGACCGAGGGAGATGACGGCAATTTCCAACAGGGTAACTCCGGGGAGGATTTCATGGGGCCCGCTGAATCAAATTTCGACGATTTGTTCATGGACACTGATAATTTCGGAGAGAATGGCGGGGATTTCAATCAGCTGGAGGGGGATAGCTTGATGAATGTTAATGAGCTGGACGATAATTGGTTCAACTGA